The Deltaproteobacteria bacterium genome includes a window with the following:
- a CDS encoding HAMP domain-containing protein, translating to MSTAKPATVKANSPAKPVARPVRPSGNVSPGVQAETEFRQRATLLLKLETLVVGILVLAVGSVAGVLLFQEKASIENAQEKSFLALSETVAKYAKESILIQDDLIMGDALDVFRSRPEVVGAFFIDHEARVLSALEINYAGERYFDPVTRQPFQVTDQPALTKILSTRQIWVPVSFKNRTIGGLVVLVNLEHQIRLAFVESARRVSLVALPIFILGVMLTMLVARLLVNPLSTLKSGIEIVGRGKLDYVTPVTTSDEIGAITHAFNRMAAKLLRKEQETNALGRYVSKGLLDQVLSNPTQLQLGGKSQAVTVMFVDIRGFTTMSEEMNPRDVVNILNKYFKLMAAIIGDELGTLDKFIGDCVMALFGAPIYFDDHAERAVRAALRIRDAVNAENVLRIEWGWKPVEVGIGINTAEVVVGNIGTEERYDYTAIGDGVNTAARLEGQARRGEIAISGSTYEKVKHLVDAEHAGDLQLKGKQQAVSVYKVTGIKAGIGALPEHVPTGTAGPSSS from the coding sequence CCTGCTGCTCAAGCTTGAGACGCTGGTTGTCGGCATTCTGGTGCTTGCTGTGGGATCGGTTGCGGGTGTCCTGCTTTTTCAGGAAAAGGCATCGATCGAAAATGCACAGGAAAAATCGTTTCTCGCACTGTCGGAGACGGTGGCCAAGTATGCAAAGGAATCTATCCTTATCCAGGACGATCTTATCATGGGCGATGCGCTCGATGTGTTCCGAAGCCGTCCGGAGGTAGTGGGGGCATTCTTTATTGATCATGAGGCAAGAGTGCTGTCAGCCCTTGAAATTAACTATGCGGGCGAGCGCTACTTTGATCCGGTTACCCGTCAGCCATTTCAAGTTACAGACCAGCCAGCCCTGACGAAAATTCTAAGCACGCGCCAGATATGGGTTCCTGTCAGCTTCAAGAACCGCACCATTGGCGGACTTGTGGTTCTGGTAAACCTTGAGCATCAGATACGGCTGGCATTCGTCGAAAGTGCGCGCCGGGTATCGCTGGTTGCGCTGCCGATCTTCATTCTCGGTGTCATGCTCACGATGCTGGTCGCCCGGTTGCTGGTTAATCCGCTATCCACTCTCAAGAGCGGAATCGAAATTGTCGGCCGGGGCAAGCTCGACTACGTGACGCCGGTAACGACCTCGGATGAAATTGGCGCAATCACGCATGCATTCAACCGGATGGCGGCGAAACTGCTCCGTAAGGAACAGGAGACAAATGCCCTCGGCCGGTATGTATCCAAGGGCCTGCTGGACCAGGTGCTTTCCAACCCGACACAGCTTCAACTGGGGGGGAAAAGCCAGGCCGTGACGGTCATGTTCGTTGATATTCGCGGGTTCACCACAATGTCCGAAGAGATGAATCCCCGCGATGTGGTTAATATCCTGAACAAGTATTTCAAACTGATGGCTGCCATTATTGGTGATGAACTGGGCACGCTGGACAAGTTTATCGGTGACTGCGTGATGGCGCTGTTTGGCGCCCCGATCTATTTTGACGACCACGCCGAGCGGGCTGTTCGAGCCGCACTCCGGATCCGTGATGCAGTAAATGCAGAAAATGTGCTGCGTATCGAATGGGGCTGGAAGCCGGTGGAAGTAGGAATTGGTATCAATACTGCCGAAGTGGTTGTGGGGAATATAGGAACCGAGGAGCGCTATGATTATACGGCGATCGGCGATGGCGTGAACACAGCTGCTCGACTGGAAGGTCAGGCGCGCCGTGGGGAGATTGCCATAAGCGGTTCTACGTATGAGAAGGTGAAGCATCTTGTTGATGCCGAGCACGCAGGCGATCTTCAGCTCAAGGGAAAGCAGCAGGCCGTATCGGTCTATAAGGTGACAGGAATCAAGGCCGGGATTGGTGCGTTGCCGGAACATGTGCCGACAGGAACCGCCGGACCATCTTCGTCATGA